The Amaranthus tricolor cultivar Red isolate AtriRed21 chromosome 2, ASM2621246v1, whole genome shotgun sequence genome contains the following window.
tttttaatagtaaAGTAAGAAATAATATGAGTTGTCTTATTGAGTCATCGCTATTGAAATATAAACAATCATAAAAAACTACTTAATTGCACAAAAGCCTTTAAATATGTTCGGACGAacataaaaatcagaaaatataagGTATTTGCtacaataagaaaattaaattaatagttaAAATAATATTGTTTATCAAATGtaaatgaaatattattttcaaaattttattagaaatgAGATTGTAAAGTAAAGTTAACGTGTTAACTATAAATAGACGACTCAAAGAACTAGGACCAAATATCTTTTTTCTTTAgacataactaaaataaaatatttttagtgGATAGCATTAACATCTTGCTCAATTTACGTAGTCAATCATCAAGGAACCACACGGCCACAAGTTAAGTACTCCGTTTATCATTAATCTCCCTAACAATATGTATAGGTAAATAAcgattatttaagaaaatagtaaattataattatgtGTTCTAATTTTATAGGAGGGTtttgagaatttattttatctttttttttatttcattattttaatagtatatattttttctttttgtggtTATTCGCAAATAATCGTTATCGTTTATAATTTTCTACTCTCAAAAAGGGAAAGTTACAAAATATCTATCAGTCACTCTAAGTCACTCTAAgatcatattcaaaaaaaatttgggtgaaatttaggggaaaagaaaattaaattagaaaattaaataaaaatatgtgGATGATAGAAATGAGTGATTTAGATGAAGATAAATAATAAGTTTGACTACGAAAATGTTCAAAACAAGTCCAACGATCAAATATTTACTCGACCTTATAACCCAAATCAACTTGACACGACTTTCAATTGAacttaaaattatgaaaaaattaatgtagATATAAGACACAATTTTTAACCGACCCAAAGAACacaatgagattaaaaaaaaaaaagttaaaccaTTGACAGAAAGAATAATATTGCAAAATAAGtaagagaaattaaaattaagatatttcGTTAGGTCGTTTGACCTATTTATTTAGgcgttaattttaaaattttaatttacaagttaattatttgtatttacaacgaaaaatagaaaaatactaAATGAATTTAGCTCGGGTTGTACAGATTGATCTGACTATAAATTAACTCGTTGAATTTAATGGGTTATACAAGTTTAATTCAGTTTTAAACTTTTGACCATTACCTAATCCATTTAGATTAGGTTGGATCGACCCATTTACTTAGTTAGGTCAATAATCTCAATCCAATTCACTTCTTTCAGATTAGGTTCAGATcgaattaacaaataatttagaTTTTGTCTGACCTAATTGTATGGAAAAGCGActtaattcaaaatcaaatgctTAACATATTTTAAGGGGATCATGTAAATATTTTGAAGGGCATGAGCCTCAAAAGTCCGATTTGCGAAATAATATAATCTGAAAGACCTAGGGTCACGAAACATTTGTGGGCGGAGTAAAAAAAATCCAGCCGCTTTCGGGAGCGACCATAAGTGACATATTACTACTTCATGAatggttttatgcttttttataaatatagaaggcatgtGTAAGTTATTTTTTACATGAGATGTACATGGAATATACATATGATTTCTGAATTTCTTATCCTCTCtagcactttacatagagaacttgcaaacctcaattgtaaattttcattttcttcttccactTAAGTTTTCTCATGTCGTTCTAATTTCCTTGTGttaggaatttagtgtaattctttgtatctcaaaaAATATTTCCGGTATAtattcccaagcaccgtagtagggaggaaatgatgttttaggaaagCGCATCTCGCCTAGATTTAATATCAAGTTcacatacaaaatcttcttgttactatgttcgatatatggtattcccgatgatgaagttcacatttggtgtatgttaagcAAAGCTTTGAGCTTGTCATATGTTTTGTAACCTACTAAgtttatgtaactttattttatatgtttgattaataaaattaaagtcacaTTTACAACAAGAGTTGAAATTCATCCATTGCAGAATCGTAGCAAACTCAAGAAAATTAATGAGTGTGTTTGACAAATGGCTATTGACTGTTGAATTTTTAGTGGTCTTATTTGACCAATTGAAAATGTTGActatttttgttgtcttttaACCAAGCTTCACATGTAAATTCTGTTAGTaagatatttgataaaattaagtaTTGATTATTGGCTATTATTagataaaaaataaaccaaCAAACCAAAAACTATTGAAAATAGCAAAGAAAATTAACCTTTTCATTTTAgcttaaaagttaatttttacaaaaaaccaaaaataaaaaataactaaaaaaaatcatttatcaaacaCGAAAATGAcctaatttgaaaaatatttcctTTCTTTGGATGAGATGAAGAGCCGAAGACATGGCCCTACTTTGGCGTATATATAATGTACAATTGTAAACAACCAAACAAACACAAGCACGTGTCATCACAAATTCACAATACTCGTGTCACTGTTCAATAGTTCATACACTACCAGATCATTTCTTTTAAGCTTTAATAGAAAtcttcctccaaaaatcttaccttttcatttttttgcccATTTTTAATCTAACAATTTGGAATCCTCTTCTTATTTTTCAGTCACTTCCTTCTCCAAACAGCCTAATAAGTAAGCTAAATctctttctttttgtttcttcTCTAATGTACTACTAAATACTCTTTGCTTGCTTGAATGAGTTCTTTTGAATggggttaattttttttttttttgcagatCCGTTGATTTATCTTTCTGGGTGTCAATGAGTTTTGCTGGAAGTTTAATTTGAGTTAAGACTTgccctttttaatttttttttgattcaattgtgtttttaatttgttgggtatttagggtttttgtttacTTGTTGGGTTTATCTGGAGATTGGATTTTGTTGAGAATTTTGTTTGGAGTATAGGGTAAACTGAGGGAGAACGGAGAGGGGCAGCGAGAAATCGAACCAGGACCTTACAAAGGGAAAGTGGTAGATGCTCTAACTgagactaaattttttttaaattttgttgagGAATTTATTAGACTGTTTGTTTGTATAATTTGGGTTTTGCttcgtttttatttttttacatattaattTGTGTGATTCTGCATTTTCTCTgttaattttttacaaaaatgtcACTGGGTTTAGCTTATGCTTGTATTCTCTttgaattttaggaaaattttagaatttatgCCTTTTCATTCCTTGGTTAAATTTGAGAATTAAATTTGATAGTTGAGGTCCCCAAGTTTGTTTGAccatcttaattttttttaaaaaggcctAGACCTAACCCCAAATTCATCCCATGTTGTTGACTTTATCTTGGTAAAACTATTAGGTTCAAGATATATAGGCACATTTACGATGGTCATGTCATTTTTTTTGCTGACATAGCATTACAAAGGGGGGAAATGTGTTGTTTCCAATGTAACAAAGTATGGTAGCTAATTCGTTTTTCGAATTCGTGATTCTTTGCTTAAAATTGcccaaaaatagcccaaaaaaCCCCAATTTGCATTTGTAGATTCACAATTTTCTAGGAGAATAGCGAATCATGATTGTTTTGTTGAATTGTTTTTAGGATTCTTTAGCATGAACATGTAAAGTCTTGGATAAGTCAACTAGAGATTTTGATCTTTTCAAATGTTAAAAGAAGAATTTATATGCTTTGAAATAGAGCTTTGcataaatttaaacaaaaaaagtcATCTTTGACAATTAAGCAAGCTTGAGTACAACATAGGAATAGTTAAGAAATTGTGGTAGCAAATTACATGAGGCATCATCATCTTATAATTGGACTATGTCAACGCATTCCATCTCTGAAGTTTATGATATTTCTTTTGGTtttgttagaaaaaaaaaatttatttgattatagTTCATCTATCTACTTAGTTTTGGTTTATGATCAGTTGTGCGTATATAGATATAGCTGAAATGCAAGCTGTTGGTGGTTGTGATTAACTGAGAACATAGCTTGCTAAGTTTAAGAAATTTTAGGTGTGCACATTTTCCTGCTTCACTTGTTATCCCTCTATATTTCAATGGAGTTTTTGTCACAAAAAATATGTTTATCAATCAAAGAGAAAAGCAAGTAAGAATATGAGATAATCAAGAGCCTTAAGAGAGGGGGATAAGGGAAGTTGTCATCTCCGGTAGTTGATGCTATACCATTGAAAGAAGAAAGTTGGCTACCACTCCTCCTTTCTCCTTTGTTGAGATGATGAAAGTGTGAATGTTTTGAAAATATAGTGTTATGTGAGTATTTATTTTGTGTGCAATGAGACAATGTCTAAGGGACGGAATGAGTTGACCTTAACTATTCGTAAACGCTCCTTTAAATTTAAGCTACATAGTTGGTAAAGGTGAACTAATCTGAATATTAAGAAATTATCCTCCGCGTACCTCTCCTCACTAGTTAGCAACTACCACCATAGTGCAAAAAGGCGGTGATGGTCAAGATCGCGgtaacaacacaattttactGTAACATGAGTGTTGCGGTTATCATAATGCCAATTATCATGAAATAGCCTTGAAATGACCCAAAACGCGATTTCTTACACCTTTACAAgactattaatatcaatttgGTTTTGTGAAAACCTTTGCAATGCGGTTGATCTGCCGGCTAATGTGATGCAATGTGGTCTTGTTTTTGCGCAATGGTTACCACTGTTGTTCATTTCTAGTATCCCATGAAATTATTGTACCCATTTATTTGCCCATTGCCATAAGGCAAGTGTGTGCTTTGatggagttttttttttgtttattttatttttaagattcaCAAGTTAGGCTGAATGAGAGGGCTATGTGAAAAGTGGCACTTGCCTTCCAACGAAGACAAGACTTGAttaacttttatgattattgggTGATTTGGCAATTGGCATACAACATTTATAACTAACTTTTTTTGTACGAGTAGATTTGCCCATGTCTGGTCTTATATTTAGTCTCGAAGgctaaaatatcataattccATTTTGATGCTGCAGGACTGAGTGGATACATTAGTACCTGGAAACAAACATGACCGTTGAGGAAAATCAACAAAATGATGTTTCTGTGCCGAAAGTATCTGAAGAGAGGACGAATGATACTTTCAAAATCAGAAACAATGTTATCGGTAATGAAGCTAGGAATGTTAACATTTCCAAACCGATATCCCCAGGAAGTCAACATAATAACTTTTTTGAGCTGAACGGTGTTTTAGTATCTGAAGGGAAGACAAATGATGATTCTGAAATTAGAAACGATATTATTGGTCATGAAACTAGGGCTGTTGAGAAGTGTAAATCGATTTCTCGTATGGAAGATGAGATAGGCATTTCGGATACTCAAAATGGTGTTGTCAGATATGGTACCGAGGATCTCGATACATCCAAACAGAGTTCACCTGTCAAAGACAAGGCTGCTCAAAATGTCTTGTCCAAGTGTTCTGCCGGTGAAAGAGGTTCTTCGATGAAAGCTGAGGGACTTGAAACATTGAGACCGATTTCCCCTTTAAAGGATGATACATTGTTCAAATGCTCGGATCCTGTTGTCGGTTGTTCGGTGAAAGATGGCTGTGACGGTGCTGAGATCAGACATCGTAAGGATTCGGATGCTTCCAAAGAGATTTCTCCTACTGAAAATGATAACCAGGTATCAAAAACAAGGGATGATGTTGTCAGCAGAGGAGCAGAGGATTTTGATGCTTCTAAAGTGATTCGAGGCATGGATGATGACATTGTTGATTCTGAAATCGGGAAAAATGTTGAGGATTTGGATGCTTCAAAAGTGTGCTTTCCTTCGGAAAAGGAGAGCTGGTCTGAAATTGGAAAAAATGTTGGTTGTAGTGCTGATGGGTTTGATGCATCGGAAATAAGATTAAATGCAGTCAGTACTGGAGCGGAGAGTTTAGATGCTTCCAAAACTATGTCTCGTATAAAAGATGATGGATCTTGTCTTTCTAAGAGCCCAACTACCGCTGAAGATGTGCGTTCAACTTTGGAAAATGTTGCGGGTCTTAAAGAATCTAAAAAGAGCGCCGAATTGCGAGAGAGGAAAAAAAGCAAGTATTTGTCCCCCCCTTACGTAAATCTTAGCAAGGGAGCAAAAGCTTTATCCGATGCTCTTGCAGATGGGGAGGATGATAATCATATGTCTGATAAGCATGTTTTATCCCCTCCAGTTCCGAAGAAGAAAAAATATACGAGAAAATCGGTTTCCACATTTGTTAACCTACAAGAAATAAGTGCATCATCAGCCGAATTACTCTCAGAATTGCGTTTGGCGGCTTTAGATTGTACATATCCTTATGACAACGAACGTTTTGATCCTACTGAAACTATTTTTGCTAGATTTCGGGCATCGGTATATCATGATATGTTGAATTGTGAAGTTGGTAAGGTAAGCAAGGAGCTTACTGCTGGGAGTAATGGTGTGGTGGATAAGAGGCAGAATCGTCTGATAGGCAGCTCAAGTGGAAGTAAATCGCTACCGAAAAAGAGGAAGAAAGAGGGTAAAACTACCGGAGCTGGTGGTGCTTTGgtcgataacattcaga
Protein-coding sequences here:
- the LOC130806360 gene encoding PWWP domain-containing protein 3-like, whose protein sequence is MTVEENQQNDVSVPKVSEERTNDTFKIRNNVIGNEARNVNISKPISPGSQHNNFFELNGVLVSEGKTNDDSEIRNDIIGHETRAVEKCKSISRMEDEIGISDTQNGVVRYGTEDLDTSKQSSPVKDKAAQNVLSKCSAGERGSSMKAEGLETLRPISPLKDDTLFKCSDPVVGCSVKDGCDGAEIRHRKDSDASKEISPTENDNQVSKTRDDVVSRGAEDFDASKVIRGMDDDIVDSEIGKNVEDLDASKVCFPSEKESWSEIGKNVGCSADGFDASEIRLNAVSTGAESLDASKTMSRIKDDGSCLSKSPTTAEDVRSTLENVAGLKESKKSAELRERKKSKYLSPPYVNLSKGAKALSDALADGEDDNHMSDKHVLSPPVPKKKKYTRKSVSTFVNLQEISASSAELLSELRLAALDCTYPYDNERFDPTETIFARFRASVYHDMLNCEVGKVSKELTAGSNGVVDKRQNRLIGSSSGSKSLPKKRKKEGKTTGAGGALVDNIQNFHAANSDGNKGGAKKKGAEETTIGLANVVSNSLFNVDVNVAESCSFTIENYPTEIASKVNMKQQQEVSARVTEVPKQTTLDFSQETMHMVPLPNLCFESKEAVGVRDLNNQSVPLGVPVAKKRGRPRKALNADASNSDGNPEKKKRRRRRKDGTYADDPFPNSFLGSNGTNAKPISLEVCLRNVGPHTPMSAAAAVARLNAAKNNQMCTPPKSMQTVDGTNSPSLLMTPGTPGTPGEAPSIEQMRKSLEFMTSMLEQSGNNLSADMKVKLETGIKGLLKKVSSIPGSSSS